From Sphingomonas psychrotolerans:
CGGATCGAGCGGCAGGCCTACGGTGCTGGCGATGCAATCGCCCGCGCAGGCCGCCTGCGCGATCGGATTGGCAAAGACGATCGCTTCTGGATTGATCAACGCGGCGAGCGAGTCATCCTGCCAAAGCGGATCGACCTCGGTCATATAGGCGATGTCGAACGACGCCTGCTCAAAGCAGACAAAGTCCGTCAGGATCTCCATCCAGTAAAGCAGTGGGTAGACGTACCAGTGGACATGCCACTTGGCGGTGCTTTGCGAGCGGCCGCCGACCATCGACGGGCCGGCCAGGTAGCCCTGACCGATATCGAAGCCCGGCGCGATCCGGATGCCGCCGAGATTGGGGAAGCACCACGGCTTCATCGTCACGTCGGCAAGGCGCGCCGGCTCCCAGAACCCGACCGAAATGCCGATGCGTGGCAGCGGGTCGGCGCAGGCGCAGATCGGCGACGGAGGATTGCTGGGGTCCGGCCGGTTGCTCGGCCAAATCTTCAGGCCCCCGACCGAGAGTGGAAACAGGCACGACCAGCAGACGTCCGTAATCGGATTGACGAACTTGCCATGGCATGTCGGCGCCGCCTCGGCTTTTGGCGAGAGGGCAAAGGCCAATACCAGGATCAGCAGGCCCCCGAATGAGTATCGCAGCGTACGCATCACTAGGCGCTCCCTCCGGCGTCGAGAAAGGCGGTGTCCGCGCGGTGTTTCCGAACGAGGTAGAACGCCGTCCAGGTGACCGTTATGAAGAGGAGCATCGCTGCCGCCAGCGGCGCGAGGCGGCCGACTGCACGATGGAACGGCGTAAACAGCCCCACCACC
This genomic window contains:
- the traU gene encoding conjugal transfer pilus assembly protein TraU — encoded protein: MRTLRYSFGGLLILVLAFALSPKAEAAPTCHGKFVNPITDVCWSCLFPLSVGGLKIWPSNRPDPSNPPSPICACADPLPRIGISVGFWEPARLADVTMKPWCFPNLGGIRIAPGFDIGQGYLAGPSMVGGRSQSTAKWHVHWYVYPLLYWMEILTDFVCFEQASFDIAYMTEVDPLWQDDSLAALINPEAIVFANPIAQAACAGDCIASTVGLPLDPLFWCAGCQGPMYPLNGNIPASIGHVQSSRLALSRFAFKMHREALAWGTMGSAGLCKKYLMPIMRKQQYRFQMVNPIPTVSGRFACSAIGASTMPPDAGRAYPAGGEDMGYLVWRKRNCCVL